CCGATTTCTTCATCGGGCCATCTGGTCATCAGCCAGCATATGCTGGGAATCAAAGCTCCGGGAGTCAGTCTTGAGATATGGCTTCATTTCGGTACTTTGGTCGCGGTGCTGGTATATTATTATAAACGACTCTTTGGAATCGTAAAAGCCTTGCTGGGCCATTCTGAAAACCGCGATGAAAACCTGCGTCTATTGCTGGCAATTATTGTCGGGACAATTCCGGCCGTGATAGTGGGGTTTTCATTAAAATCATCAATCGAATCGGCTTTTGGCTCAACAGCCTTTACGTCGGCCATGCTTGTTGTTACGGGTATGATCCTCCTGGCCAGCGGATTAGCCCGCAATAAGAACCTGCAAATAAATATTCCTCGAGGTTTCGCTATCGGGATTGCCCAGGCTTTAGCTATTTTACCCGGCATATCTCGCTCCGGAAGTACAATCACCTATGCCATGCTTTTGGGAATCAAGCCGGCTAAGGCGGCGGAGTTTTCATTTTTACTCGCCATACCGGCTATCGGAGGAGCATTTCTGTTGGATTTATTATCGAGTGATAATATGGCCTGGTCGGGAAGCGAAATCGGGTTGTACTTAATTGGAGCTTTAGTGTCCTTTGTATTTGGATTGCTCTCGATTCATTACCTTCTGAAACTGATCGCACGCGGTAAGTTTTTTATTTTTGGGTTTTATTGCCTTGCCGCGGGAATTATTTCTTTTATATTTGTCAACTGATGCGGAATATTATTATCATACGTCTGGGACGCTTGGGTGATGTTACGCTAACCGGGCCGACTATTAAAAATCTGCGTTTTCTATATCCGAATTCAAAAATATTTTACATAACACGGGAGCCATATCAATCTCTGTGTCATTCGCTTTTCGGAGTCGATGAAGTATTAACTTTTCCCGATAGGGGGAGCTATCTTGATCTTATTAAACTATCAATTAAGTTAGATGATTTCCAACCCGACCTGGTCGTCGATTTACATAAAAATTTCCGTTCCTTTCATCTGGCAAATTTATGCAAAGCCCGCTATAAAGTAGTTTATAAAAAAAGGCGCAGAGAGCGGCAGGCAGCCGTCAATGGAAAGAAATTCGTTTCACCGATACCGCATACGATTGATCAGTATAATCTCGTAATAGATCGGCTAAAGGGCGAACGTATCGCCAAACGGCCGGATATATTTTTGCCCTATGAAAAATTGTCGGATTATAAATATCGGAGAGAAGGCGTTGCCGTCGCGCCGGGCACCGGTTCGCCCGTTAAAAGCTGGTCGATCGAAAATTTCGTTTCCGTTATTGAAAAAATTGTTGGTGATTTTAATTTTCCGGTGTCGGTATTTCTGTCATCGGCGGATAAGGAAATTGAAGATAAGCTTTCTCCTTTGCCGAAAGACAAAGTTTCAATTTATAAGGATGAACCGCTGGATCGAATTTGCGAACTCCTGTCACTGCATCGCTTGAGTTTGACCAATGATTCCGGATTAATGCATCTCTCCTCAGCATGCGGGACTCCGACTATGGGACTGTTCGGGCCGACTCATGAACAGCTTGGATTTTATCCCATGGGAATCCATGATAAGATGCTGGGCACGGACGAAAAATGCCGCCCCTGTTCGCTGCACGGCAATGTCCCTTGTTATCGAGAGGAACAATACTGTTTCACTCGTTTGACGGTTGATCTTGTCTACGAACAGGCGGCAATAATTCTCAATCAGGAAGTTCTGTCTCCGGCCGTATTTATTGATCGTGACGGTACCTTGATAGTCGATAAGCATTATCTGGCCGACCCGGAAAAGATTGAATTTATTGAAGGCTCGGTTAACGCCTTACGAAAATTGAAAGAGGCCGGATTTAAAATCGTGATTATCTCCAATCAATCGGGCGTGGCGCGGGGCTTTTTCCCCGAAGAAACCGTTGTGAAAGTAAATAATCGTCTGGTAGAATTACTGAAAGAAAATGGTGTCGAGATAGACGATATCAGATTTTGCCCGTACTATCCCGATGGAGATGTTCCCGAATACACCAGGGAAGATGAATGCCGCAAGCCTCGACCGGGGATGATTGAAATGAGCGCGACCGAATTGGGAATCGATTTGAAACGATCCTACATGATTGGCGACAAACTGGCAGACATTCAATGCGGTCAATCCGCCGGAGCGATACCCGTCCTGGTTCGCACAGGTTACGGTAAAGACACAGAAAAAGAATATCCCCCCCTGCCATATCCCTCTCCGTATTATATATGCGATAACTTAAACGCCGCCGCCGACAGGATTTTGTCATAGATATGATTCGTGAGGCTTTATATCAAAAAAAACTGCAGAACAACCGGGTTCAATGCTTATTATGTCCGGCCCTTTGTCGGCTGAAACCGGGGAAGCGAGGAATATGTCATTCCCGATTTAACAAAGACGGCCGGTTGGTTACCGATAATTTTGGCGAAACGGTAACCATTGCCATCGATCCCATTGAAAAAAAGCCGCTATATCATTTTAAGCCGATAACGAGTATTGTATCAATAGGCGCCAACGGATGTAATTTATCCTGCCGCCATTGCCAGAACTGGCAAATATCGCAGGAAAAAGTTCCAACTGTTTATATTGCTCCTGAAAAATTGCCGGGAATAGGCGCTCAAAAAGATTCAATCGGAATCGCTTATACCTATACTGAGCCGTTTATCTGGTTTGAATATATTTTGGATGCGGCGCCTCAAGTCAAAAAGGCCGGTCTTGATAATGTGATAGTTTCCAACGGATATATTAATTCTGAACCATTAGAGAAATTGCTCCCCTATATTGACGCTTTCAATATCGATCTCAAAGGAATGAAACCGGAATTTTATAAACGTATTTGTAAGGGCAGACTCGAACCGGTTTTGGAAGTTATCAAACTTATCGAAAAATCACCGGCTCATCTTGAGTTGACCAATTTGATTATACCCGGTCTGAATGATGACGATGATGACTTTCAAAAGCTGGGCGAGTTTGTGAACTCGGTAAACAAAACTATTCCGGTGCATCTTTCGGCGTATCACCCGAGTTACCAATTAAATAATCCCCCGACACCGGAAAAAACAATGAGACGGGCCTATTCCATTCTGAAAAAGTATGTCAATAACGTCTTTGTAGGGAATATGAATATCGAAGGACTGGCCGATAGCCGTTGCCCCTCATGCGATCAGGTTATTATTAGAAGGCAAGGGTATCGAATAGAAATGACGGGTTTGGATGAAAGCGGGGTATGTTCGTTATGCCACATGGAAACTGGTATTGTCCCCGGGAATTAGTTATATTATCGACTGCAGTAAGAGTAATAATGGGTCGATACAATTTAATATCAAGCAGTTATGGCGCTTCCATCGTCTAATAGTATAATTATAGTATATGGGTGGGAACCCAATTTGGCCGCTTATCGGTTTTAATTATGATGAGATTAAGATTTTTTATAATTAGTTTTTCCATCGTCGCCATTATTGGCTTTTTGTCAATTGAGCAGGCGCAGGCGCAGTTCTATTTTGGCAAAAATAAAATTCAGTACACGAATTTTAACTGGCAGGTAATGACGACCGAACATTTCAAGATATATTTTTACCCTTCAGAATTGGAATTAGCCGAAATCGCAGCCTGGTCCGCCGAAGAATCCTACAAACGTCTCGCGTCGCTTTTTAATTATGAAATATATGAGCCAATTCCGCTGATTATCTATAGTAATCCCAACTATTTTGTGCAAACCAATACGACATTTTACTTTTTGCCCGAAAACGTGGCCGGTTTCACCGAACACATGAAGGGTCGGGTGGTTGTACCTTTCAACGGTTCGTACTCCGATTTCAATAAAGTCATCTGGCATGAAATGGTGCACGTCTTCACTTTCGCTAAGATTGGACAGACAATGCAGGATTACGGCCGTATGGCGTCGGCTTTTCCGCCGCAATGGTTCATCGAGGGGCTGGCTAATTACTGGTCTCGTGAGTGGGACAGCGAAGGCGACATGGTTTTAAGGGATATGGTCATCAACGGTAATTTGCCGTCCATAAGAAACATATGGATTTATAACAATACCTATTATGTGTATAAGCTGGGCGAGTCAATTTGCCATTTTATCGCTGATGAATATGGTGAGGATAAAATTACAGAATTATTTGAAAACTGGTCGGTGGGAAAAACATTTGATGATGTTGTTACTTTTACGCTGGGGCATAATTTGAATGAGCTTTCCGAAAAGTGGTCATATTATCTCAAAAAAAAGTACTTCCCGCAGATAGCCAATCTTGATTTACCTGATAAAAGAGCTACCAGGTTAACCAATCGAATCTTCGCCGTCCGACCGGTACCGGTTACCTTGACCAACGAAAACGGTATCGAAGAACCCTGGGTGATATACAAAGCCAACAAGGTTGGTTATTCGGCCATTTATATGCAGCCGGCCAAAGGGGAAAGCAAAAAAGTAATAACTCTTCTTAAGGGCGAACGATCGGCCAAGTATGAGTCGTTGCATTTGCTGTCGAGCGGTGTCGATCAATTTGACGATAAGCTGCTGGCCTTTGCATCTAAATCACAGGAACGGGATGTACTGTATATTTATGATCTGGATCATCGAAAAGTAATCACAAAGTATGAGTTTGAAAATCTTATCGGATTAGTGTCGCCTCGATTTTCTCCCCAGGGAGATCGGGTTGTCTTCACCGGATATCAATTGAGCGGATATGCCGACATCTATATGATACATCTCGAGTCGGGGGAATTGACGCAGCTCACCGATGATCTCTATAATGATCTGGACCCATCATTTGGATGCAAAGGAAACTCAATTATATTTTCATCCGATCGCGGAGGTTATGGATCCGAAGGATATTTATCTCTGTACCGCATTAATCTGGATGACCGCCGATTGAGACGAATTACATTTGGAAAGTGCCATGATCGATATCCCTCAGAGAGTCCTGATGGTCAACAATTGATATTCTCATCCGATCGCGGTGAAGAACGGTCGTTTAATATATTTAGCCTTGAACACGGACGAAAACTATCCAAAGTAACCGAATATTTGACCGGGGCATTCGATCCCCGCTTTAATAAAAACGGCGAAGAGGTTTATTTTTACGCCTATCAAAACCGCGGCTTTCATTTGTTTCGCTCAGATATAAATACTATGAAAACCGTCCCCGTCGATGAAAAAGAGAATATTGAGGTGCGCTGGATTCCGCAAAAAATAGGCACAGAAGCCCGGGAATCCACGGTTAAGTATAAGACTGATTATTCTCTTGATATCGCTCAATCGACAGTCGCTTATGACGGCGTTTATGGAACAATTGGCGGGATTCAGGCGGCGGTGAGCGATATGCTGGGTAACAACATGTGGATATTCCTGTTGTCTAATACGGCCCAGAGTAAAGATGATATATTGACCAGTTTCAATGTTGGCGTTACCTATCTAAGGCGAACAAATCGTTTAAATTGGGGAGTGGGCGCGTTTCATTTATATGATGAATACTATAATGATTTCGACGGCTTTTACTTTGAGCGACTCATCGGTGGAGTTGGCTTACTAAGTTATCCCCTGACAAAATTCGACCGTATCGAAACATCACTGTTTCTGAGATACAGCGATAAAGAAAGATTCGCCGGTTTACAGCGGCGCCAAGCTCTACCCGCGACTCAGCTATTTAGTTTTATCACTGATAACACGCTTTGGGAACCTTTGGGCCCGATTGAGGGACGGCGGCTCAATTTAACAGTCGGTTTAAGCTACGATTTGAATTCGGCCGAAACATTTAACCGCCTGGCATCTATTGATTTTCGGCATTATCTAAGGCTGGGCAATCGCTCATCATTTGCCAGTCGATTCTTTGCTTATTCATCGGCTGGCACCGAACCGCAGAGAATATATCTTGGAGGCAGCTGGTCATTTAGAGGCCTCAGCCGTCGGCATTTCTACAATCGTAACATTCTTTTTAACTCTATGGAGCTTCGATTTCCTCTGATTAGTAACCTCATTATCGGATTCCCCATCGGGGCAATGAAATTCAGCGGTATTCAAGGCGCCTTATTCCATGACGCCGGAACCGCCTGGGATGATAACTGGATAGGATGGCGAGGATCATTCGGTGCCTCAATACGGGTAGCCCTGGGTTATTTGGTAGTCCTCAGATTTGATTTTTCCCGAATTCATAATTTTCACGGTATTTCAAAAAGTACAAGGACCGACTTCTTTTTCGGGTGGAATTTCTAATGAAATCCTTATTTCCGATATTATCAGCGGTCGTTATTTTTTTATTCTCGGCCTGCACCGTTCCCAAAAAATTAAAGCGCAACAATGGGTATTTTAAACCAATAAATGAACAAAAATTGGGCGTTTATCCTTCTGATGGAAATCTTACCGGGCAGCTAAATCTTTTATACGAATATAAAATCAAAGGCGCTCCGACCGACCCGATAATACTCGGCGACCGCTATCTCAGCGTTCGAACCTCTCGCAATCGCGTGGTTTTTTATGATCAGGAATCAGGGAAGAGGGTGTGTCGGATTAAACAGGGACGAGGCTTTATCTTACCGCCGTTGTTAACCGACTCATTAATTGTCTATGTAAAAAAGTCGCCTCTGGGGCAGATTAGAGTCCAAAATCTCTTTACCGGCAAGAAGATAGGCGAACTTAATGTAAAAGATATTCGATCCGGGCCGATAATAGTTAATAACAGCCTTATTGTGGGCACTACCACCGGCTTATTGTCGCTCAATTTGACCGATTTGCGCCGGGAATGGAGGTTGAAAAACGATGATGTCGTTGATATCCTTCCGGTTTATGATGGTTCTCAGATTTATTATGCGGCCGGTAGTGGTCAGGTAAAGGCTGTTGAGCCCGGCGATGGTTCTTTGATATGGGAAATCGATTGCAATGCCTCGATAAGTTCAAAACTGGGTATCGGTCGTTATTTATATATCGGTTTAACCGACGGCGATATTCTGGCGCATGATAAGAACAATGGTAGTGTTGTATGGCGAACCGGTATCGGGTATGCGTATAGAGGCAAAGCCGTGGAACATAACGATAGAATCTACATAGGATGCACCGACGGCAAAGTTTATTGTTTATCGGCCGAGGATGGCGGAATAATTTGGGAGTATCAGACTGACGGTGTTGTCGTCGCCAGCCCTGTTATACATAGTCATACCGTTTTAATAGGGTCGTATGATCGGAATTTTTATAGTCTCGATGCCGAAAGCGGAGAGATGTTAGATAGCCACAATTTGGAAGGGCCGGTCGCATTTGCGGCGGTAATTAATAATAACAGGATTTTTGTGGCGTGTCAGAAAAATCGCATCTATTGTTTTGAGGAGCACTAATGGAACGCAATATAAATCTTAGCGAGAAAAATCTTCAAACCGATATTAAAAGCCTGACCCGGGAGATTGTCCACGAACTGTTTTTGATTTGTCGCAAAGCCGGAATATATGCCATTGACCATCCCATGATTCTCAATGGCCTCTCCAAGCCGTTTCTGGGTTTGCAACGCCTGTTCGGATTTAAAAAATATTTTATATTATATTTCACTGAGGGACGATTATACGCCAATAATATTCTCATGGCCGATGCCGGGGCCGTGAACTATCTTAAAGATAAAATGCATGAGCTGGATATCAAATCGATCGCTTTCGACGAAAATCTGACAGCCGGTGAGTTTACTGCTTTTATTGAGCGGTTTGTCGGACGTATAAATCCTTCTCACCCTGATTATGCGATGGAATCATATTTAGAGAGGCTACGGATTTCGACGATTTTAATCAATAGTCCCCTAATTGAAAAACTATATAATACCGGTTTACGGTATCGCGAAGTGCAACTTGATGATTTTTCCGTCAGGCGCATGGTGACGGATTATTTATCGGGCGATATTAATCTGGCGGTAAAGATGCTGGCCGGCGGTTATATGGATACCGGTAACCAGGCCGAAGACTCCGGAATCGATTATCATAAAGAAATCGTGCAATTTATATTGCCAGAAAAGTTTTCGGAGTTGCAGTCTTCTGAGCTGTTGTCGATGGCCTTGAGGATTCTGGAGGAAAATCCCTATAAGAACGATGAGTTACCCGACGAATTGATTCAACTTATTCATTCTTTTAATTTCCACCCGCGCCGTGACGAATTGACCAATAAAATCCAATCGCATTTAATGGATCAGGGTTACCAATCGAATATACTTGAAAATTGCTTATCCGTTCCGGCCTCGATTATGCTGGAAACAGTTCAGGATATTGATCGTATCGGCAATGATATTTATTCTGAAAAGTACCGGGAAGCGCTCTATGGCGAATTCCGTGATGCCTTTATCAGGTTGCTGCGAACCCGGCAGATTGGTAAAGCGGCCAGCATTTCCGAAAAGGTAGTAAATTACCTCGCCTCCGATACGGCCATCTATCGCCAGCATTCAATTTGTCTATTAAAAGATATAATAGCCACCAGCATCACTGCGGGAGAAAACGAGTTTTTGAACGCGATTCTGCGCTATATGCAGTCTTTGTTTACTCGCGGACTGGAGTCATTTGAATTCTCCGAAGTCGCCTTTGAGCTATTAAATGTTATGATTTCTATGCAGAGATATAAGGCTGTCGCGGAATTTTTAAATGTTCTCAGCTCCAGCCGCCGTTATGAGAATGGGGTTTTAGTTTATGACTCGGTTACGGTGCGACGTATCTTTGAAGTGCTGGATAATAAAGAATTGATCTCTCAATTGATAAGGGGAATTCAGACACCGAACGGTAATCTCGTTAAACAGGTACGAGATATTTTAATAGCCCTGCAATCAGAAGAGGTTGCTCTTCAATTAGCGGAAATCGTAATCCACCCTAACCGTCAAATCCGTCAACACTGTTTGAAAATTCTATCGGAATCGGGCCAACCGGCGGTGAAAGTATTTTCGGATATATTGAGGGATGAGAAATATTTTATGCGACCCTTCGATCGCCGCGAATTGCCCGATGAAAAGTGGTATCTGATTAGAAATGCTATTTTTGTTCTGGGAAATTTGGGGGACAAGGAAGCCTGCGATGCTTTCAGGTTCAGACTATCAGACTCCGATGTTCGGGTTCGCCTTGAAATGGTTAGAGCGCTGGAGAAGATAGACGCCAATGAATCGGTTGATTTGTTAATGCTCCTTGCGGAGGATCCCGATAGCTCTGTCCGTGAAGCCGCCATTATCGTTTTGGGCCTGAAGAAAAGAAGCGATTTATTCCCGTTTTATGTTGATCTGATCGGCCGGCAAAAGGGCGAGGCCGACCGTATTATTAATGCCCTTGCGCTCACCGGGAGTTTGGAAGCACGCGATTATCTCTGGAATCTTCTGCAAAACGATCAAAAATTAAAAGAATTATCGTCCGGTAAATTGTCCGTAAATCTGATTCAATCCGCAATAATTAAGGCTCTTGAAAAGATCGGCGATGATGAAATAATAAAGAAACTCGAGAATTATAAGCCTGATCAGCAAAATAATATATCAAAAACAGCCAAAATATTTTTAAACAAACTAAATCTAAAGCAGTAATCTAAGCCAAAATAGCATGTAAAGATAAATATAATGCCATTGTGGCGCATAATTTTGTCCAAATTGGCAGTACGACTAATTCTTAGAATTCTAAATTCTCCGTAATTGATTTATATATAATAGCTTATCGTTTTCGGCACTATATTTGATAGATATTTGAAAAAAAGTGCCAAAAGGAGATTTAGATATGAGCAAAAAAATCATAGGAATCGATCTGGGAACCACCAATTCCTGTCTTGCGGTCATCGAAGGACAAGAGGCAAAGATTATAAATAATCCTGAAGGCGGGAGAACAACGCCTTCCGTCGTTGCCGTCGATAAGAAGGGCGAAAGATTAGTCGGCGCTGTTGCCAAACGTCAGGCCGTCACCAATCCGGAGAATACCATTTTCTCGATTAAAAGACTAATGGGGCGGGTATACGATGAGATAACTCAGGAATTGAAAAACTTCCCATATAAAGTGAAGAAGAACAGCAATGGCGAGTTGCGCGTAATTATGAATGGAAAAGATTACGCTCCGCCCCAGGTTTCGGCGATGGTGCTGTCATACCTCAAGAAGGCTGCGGAAGATTATCTTGGGTATGAAGTCAAAGAAGCTGTCATTACCGTTCCGGCCTATTTTAATGATCGTCAACGTCAGGCGACCAAGGACGCCGGTCGGATTGCCGGATTGGATGTCAAGCGAATTATCAACGAACCTACCGCCGCGGCTCTGGCTTATGGACTCGATAAAAAGAAATCAGGCAAAATCGCGGTTTATGACCTTGGCGGCGGAACCTTTGATATTTCAATTCTCGAATTATCGGATGGAGTTTTTGAAGTCTTGTCAACCAACGGCGATACACATCTGGGCGGCGATGATTTTGATAAACGAATCATTGACTGGCTGGCTGATGAATTCAAAAAAACCGACGCAATAGACCTTTCAAAGGACCCGATGGCTTTGCAGCGATTAAAGGAAGCCGCCGAAAAGGCTAAAATTGAATTATCATCTACGCTTGAGACCAATATTAATCTGCCCTTCGTGACGGCCGATTCGTCCGGCCCGAGACATCTCAATATGACTCTCAGCCGGGCCAAATACGAGCAGTTGACTGACGATCTGGTTGAGCGGTCGATTACACCGGTGCGCAAGGCTATCGAAGACGCAGGCATCAATTTTTCCGATATTGATGATGTTGTCATGGTTGGCGGAATGACCCGGATGCCCAAAGTCGTTGAACGGGTCAGCAAAATGTTTGGCAGGGAACCGAATAAAGGAGTCAATCCGGATGAAGTCGTCGCCATGGGCGCGGCTTTGCAGGGCGGCGTTTTGACAGGCGATGTCAACGATCTTTTGCTTCTCGATGTGATCCCATTGTCGCTTGGTATTGAGACCCTGGGTGGTGTTGATACCGTGATTATCGAACGTAATACGACGATTCCGACAAAAAAATCACAGGTGTTTTCTACCGCGCAGGAAAATCAGCCTTCGGTTGAAGTGCATGTCCTTCAGGGCGAGCGCAAGATGGCAATCGACAATAAAACCATCGGGCGCTTTCATCTTGACGGAATACCTCCGGCGCCGAGAGGGATGCCGCAGATTGAGGTCACTTTCGATATCAATGCCGACGGTATTCTCGAAGTGTCGGCGCAGGATAAAGGTACCGGCAAAAAGCAATCGGTGCGTATCGAGGCTTCATCGGGTTTGGCCGAATCGGAAATTGAGAAAATGGTTGACGACGCCAAGTCGCATGAAGCCGAAGACGAGGAAAAACATAAGAAAGTTCAAATTCGTAATGAAGCCGACCAGGCGGTTTTTATGGCTGAGAAGAACCTCAAGGATATGGGCGATAAACTCGATGCCGATAACAAAACCAAAATCGAGGCGGCTATATCGCGAGTGAAAGAGGCTCTTAAAGGCGAAAACACCGAGGAGATTAAATCGGCTTCCGATGATTTGACCGCCGCCTGGCATGCAGCCGCGCAGAATATTTATCAGCAACAAGCGCAGCAACAGGGAGCACATCCGGATCCCGATATGAATACCGATCAAACTTCGCAAGCACAATCTGCAGACGACAGTAAGACAGTCGATGCCGATTATGAAGTTGTTGATGAAGAATGACACACGCTTTAATATAGATTGAGGGCATGGATTGCTCTCTGGTAAAGGGGGCTTTTGAAAGAAAGCCCCTTTTTGTTACATATAGATCGAACAAAACAAATGATTGACCGGAGGCCAAAAGACGTATAGTTTATCGCTATGAAAAAAGAACCGTTTGACATACTCGGTATCAGTAAAGATGCCAGCCGGGGCGAAATCAAATCCGCTTTTCGACGGATGGCCAAAAGGTATCATCCCGATATCGTCGGCGGTACCGGCGATAAATTCAAACGAATACTTCTGGCTTATGAACAAATCGCCGGATATGTCCACGGCGAGGGAGAAACGGTTAAGGATTTTGATTTCGAAGTCAATGTCAACATAGATAGAAAAAAGCAAGTTCAGGATTTATTCGATGATTTCAAAGACGGTATCCTGACATATTTCGATATCGGCAAACCTGAGTTTTTGAATCTGTTTTTGGAATTAACTCCTGAACAGGCTTCTCAAGGAGGAAAAATAAAAATCAATCTCCCGCTAACGTGCAAATGTAAAAAGTGTTATGGCTTCGGACAAATATTTTTTATCCGTTGCAAAAAATGCGGCGGAACCGGGGAAGAGGTTTACCAAAAAAGCACGTTGCTTGATTTTTCCGGAGGCGTTGCGGATGATTCGACAGCCAAGCAGCATATTGATAATCTGTTTTTGACGGTCGTATTCAAAATTGAAGATAAGGCGAAAGATAAATAGATGGCCCGGGATTATTATAAAACTCTCGGTGTGGATGAGAATGCCAAAACCGATGAGATAAAGCACAAGTACCGCACGCTGGCCAAAAAATATCATCCTGACCACAATAAGGGCGACAAGCAGGCTGAGGAAAAATTCAAGGAAATTTCCGAAGCTTACGACGTCCTCAAGGATGATAAAAAACGCCAGCAATATGATACGATGCGCAAATTCGGAGGATTCGATCCTCGCCAGGGCGCGGGCGGTTTTCCCGGAGGGGGCGGAGGACGATTTTATACCAACGGCGATTTCCGGCAGGCTTTCGGCGGTAATTTCGACATGAACGATCTTTCCGGTCTGGGCGGTCTGGGCGATATTTTCAGTTCGCTTTTCGGCGATAACATCCGCACTCGAACGCGGCAGCGCGGTTATGGAACGCCGCCTCCGAACGCTCCCCGCAAGGGTCGCGATATACGCATCACGATGAAAATATCGGTCGAACAATCGGCAACCGGTGTTGCAAAAAAAATCAAAATGCATCTGCCGGAAAGTTGCTCGTCCTGTTCGGCGACG
This window of the Candidatus Zixiibacteriota bacterium genome carries:
- a CDS encoding HEAT repeat domain-containing protein, which gives rise to MERNINLSEKNLQTDIKSLTREIVHELFLICRKAGIYAIDHPMILNGLSKPFLGLQRLFGFKKYFILYFTEGRLYANNILMADAGAVNYLKDKMHELDIKSIAFDENLTAGEFTAFIERFVGRINPSHPDYAMESYLERLRISTILINSPLIEKLYNTGLRYREVQLDDFSVRRMVTDYLSGDINLAVKMLAGGYMDTGNQAEDSGIDYHKEIVQFILPEKFSELQSSELLSMALRILEENPYKNDELPDELIQLIHSFNFHPRRDELTNKIQSHLMDQGYQSNILENCLSVPASIMLETVQDIDRIGNDIYSEKYREALYGEFRDAFIRLLRTRQIGKAASISEKVVNYLASDTAIYRQHSICLLKDIIATSITAGENEFLNAILRYMQSLFTRGLESFEFSEVAFELLNVMISMQRYKAVAEFLNVLSSSRRYENGVLVYDSVTVRRIFEVLDNKELISQLIRGIQTPNGNLVKQVRDILIALQSEEVALQLAEIVIHPNRQIRQHCLKILSESGQPAVKVFSDILRDEKYFMRPFDRRELPDEKWYLIRNAIFVLGNLGDKEACDAFRFRLSDSDVRVRLEMVRALEKIDANESVDLLMLLAEDPDSSVREAAIIVLGLKKRSDLFPFYVDLIGRQKGEADRIINALALTGSLEARDYLWNLLQNDQKLKELSSGKLSVNLIQSAIIKALEKIGDDEIIKKLENYKPDQQNNISKTAKIFLNKLNLKQ
- a CDS encoding PQQ-binding-like beta-propeller repeat protein, translating into MKSLFPILSAVVIFLFSACTVPKKLKRNNGYFKPINEQKLGVYPSDGNLTGQLNLLYEYKIKGAPTDPIILGDRYLSVRTSRNRVVFYDQESGKRVCRIKQGRGFILPPLLTDSLIVYVKKSPLGQIRVQNLFTGKKIGELNVKDIRSGPIIVNNSLIVGTTTGLLSLNLTDLRREWRLKNDDVVDILPVYDGSQIYYAAGSGQVKAVEPGDGSLIWEIDCNASISSKLGIGRYLYIGLTDGDILAHDKNNGSVVWRTGIGYAYRGKAVEHNDRIYIGCTDGKVYCLSAEDGGIIWEYQTDGVVVASPVIHSHTVLIGSYDRNFYSLDAESGEMLDSHNLEGPVAFAAVINNNRIFVACQKNRIYCFEEH
- the uppP gene encoding undecaprenyl-diphosphatase UppP; its protein translation is MEFWDVLILGVIQGLTEFLPISSSGHLVISQHMLGIKAPGVSLEIWLHFGTLVAVLVYYYKRLFGIVKALLGHSENRDENLRLLLAIIVGTIPAVIVGFSLKSSIESAFGSTAFTSAMLVVTGMILLASGLARNKNLQINIPRGFAIGIAQALAILPGISRSGSTITYAMLLGIKPAKAAEFSFLLAIPAIGGAFLLDLLSSDNMAWSGSEIGLYLIGALVSFVFGLLSIHYLLKLIARGKFFIFGFYCLAAGIISFIFVN
- a CDS encoding HAD-IIIA family hydrolase: MRNIIIIRLGRLGDVTLTGPTIKNLRFLYPNSKIFYITREPYQSLCHSLFGVDEVLTFPDRGSYLDLIKLSIKLDDFQPDLVVDLHKNFRSFHLANLCKARYKVVYKKRRRERQAAVNGKKFVSPIPHTIDQYNLVIDRLKGERIAKRPDIFLPYEKLSDYKYRREGVAVAPGTGSPVKSWSIENFVSVIEKIVGDFNFPVSVFLSSADKEIEDKLSPLPKDKVSIYKDEPLDRICELLSLHRLSLTNDSGLMHLSSACGTPTMGLFGPTHEQLGFYPMGIHDKMLGTDEKCRPCSLHGNVPCYREEQYCFTRLTVDLVYEQAAIILNQEVLSPAVFIDRDGTLIVDKHYLADPEKIEFIEGSVNALRKLKEAGFKIVIISNQSGVARGFFPEETVVKVNNRLVELLKENGVEIDDIRFCPYYPDGDVPEYTREDECRKPRPGMIEMSATELGIDLKRSYMIGDKLADIQCGQSAGAIPVLVRTGYGKDTEKEYPPLPYPSPYYICDNLNAAADRILS
- the amrS gene encoding AmmeMemoRadiSam system radical SAM enzyme, with the translated sequence MIREALYQKKLQNNRVQCLLCPALCRLKPGKRGICHSRFNKDGRLVTDNFGETVTIAIDPIEKKPLYHFKPITSIVSIGANGCNLSCRHCQNWQISQEKVPTVYIAPEKLPGIGAQKDSIGIAYTYTEPFIWFEYILDAAPQVKKAGLDNVIVSNGYINSEPLEKLLPYIDAFNIDLKGMKPEFYKRICKGRLEPVLEVIKLIEKSPAHLELTNLIIPGLNDDDDDFQKLGEFVNSVNKTIPVHLSAYHPSYQLNNPPTPEKTMRRAYSILKKYVNNVFVGNMNIEGLADSRCPSCDQVIIRRQGYRIEMTGLDESGVCSLCHMETGIVPGN